The following is a genomic window from Tachysurus fulvidraco isolate hzauxx_2018 chromosome 24, HZAU_PFXX_2.0, whole genome shotgun sequence.
ctatacatacacactgcattatacacactggactatacatacacactgcattatacacactgaactatacatacacactgcattatacacattGGACTATACAtgcacactgcattatacacactggactatacatacacactgcatttatacacactggactatacatacacactgcatttatacacactggactatacatatttatacacactggactatacatacacactgcattatacacattggactatacatatacactgcattatacacactggactatacatacacactgcattatacacactggactatacatacacactgcattatacacactggactatacgtACACACTGCAATATACACActgactatacatacacactgcattatacacactggactatacatacacactgcattatacacattggactatacatatacactgcattatacacattggactatacatacacactgcattatacacactggactatacacacacactgcattgtacacactggactatacatatacactgcattatacacactggactatacatacacactgcatttatatacactggactgtacatatttatacacactggactatacatacacactgcattatacacattggactatacatatacactgcattatacacactggactatacatacacactgcattatacacactggactatacatacacactgcattatacacattggactatacatatacactgcattatacacactgactatacatatacactgcattatacacactaaactatacatacacactgcattatacacactggactatacatacacactgtattatacacactggactatacacacacactgcattgtacacactggactatacatacacactgcattatacacactggactatacacacacactgcattgtacacactggactatacatacacactgcattatacacactggactatacatacacactgcattatacacactgactatacatacacactgcattatacacactggactatacatacacactgcattatacacactgaactatacatacacactgcattatacacattGGACTATACAtgcacactgcattatacacactggactatacatacacactgcatttatacacactggactatacatatttatacacactggactatacatacacactgcattgtacacactggactatacatacacactgcattatacacactggactatacatacacactgcattgtacacactggactatacacacacactgcattgtacacactgaactatacatacacactgcatttaatacaataatccatctgttaccacgagataccatccgatgcacatccatgacacttctgtacctgtactatctgttgcaccttataatattttacatataatatatttacatatatttacacatatacgtatataagtacatattgcatataatgtgtagtgctactgtaaggatgcccaatagtacactgactatatgtatgagcatattgcacattttcacatgttgatttcattatgtttgttaattgtacatattgtacacacatattgtactgacttatgtatgagcaaattgcacattttcacctgtcaactcattatctgtataattgttctgcaatttctggagttttcctaagaatttcactcaccaaggcacatgtgctgtggggatgtgacaataaaagtgacttgacttgacttgacttgaagattcattacattcatttgtttgattgttatTGACTATTTTTATGAGGGATGTAAAGAAAacctgacaaaaacaaaaagacacaagAAAGTGCTGAGTAactgctgtgtttttctgatctCTTCATCTGACAGTACAGATGTAATCAAACAGTTTGTGTAGAATGATAGTGTAATCAATCCGAACAGGGTCAAGATCACAGCAATGTCAAATGCCTGAATAAGCCCCCTTTCTGTTTGTCGTTTAAAGCAGTAAAGATCCTGGACAAAAAGTGCACACCGCAGTagtttatttaactatttaacaagaacaagaacagcaagaaactgtcaaaaatatctataaaaacatgacattttgAGGAAGGGTTACCTTTTGTGTTATGTGTTTTTTCAGATACATAACACCACCATCAATAACACCATGTGGTTTTGATGTTTTCTCTTAGGGGATGTTAATGTTATAAGCACACACTGTTATATACACTTTACATAtgagatttatattttaaacattcaaacatttgcaaacatttttCAATGGGGatacggtggcttaatggttagcacgtttgcctcacacctccagggttgggggttcgattcctgcctccgccttgtgtgtgtggagtttgcatgttctccctgtgcctcgggggtttcaaAGACATGCCTattaggttgattgacatctctggaaaaattgtccgtagtgtgtgagtgaatgagagtgtgtgtgtgccctgcgatgggttggcactccgtccagggtgtatcctgccttaatgaccgatgacgcctgagataggcacaggctccacgtggcccgaaaagttcggataagcggtagaaaatgaatgaatgaatgcaatttttcaattcaaatttatttgtatagcacttttaacaattgaaattgtctcaaagcggtgactcaggtgactgtggtgaggaaaaactccctttaatggtaaaggaagaaaccttgagaggaaccagacttaaaagggaacctcatcctcatatgagtgtcactggagggtgtgattataaatatacagtctgataaatgttgtattgatgaggagattgttgtcctcaaagaccacatggagttggtatctcctctttagtatagcagagtccaactggagctggaacatctctagatgtctcaggatccccacagagtcggcctcatctcaacACTGCATCTCAACATTGCAAAGACAAACAGGCTAATAACTTTAAATGTGCAGTTATTTGACAAACGTTATAATAAACTTTTccattactttcttttttagcCATTTCCCAAGACAAAGAAATTGAATGTTACTAATCCTAATAAAGTGAGGATCATGACAAAAACCGGGAGGCCAAACAAGTCTAAGACAACTTTTAGAAGCATGAGAGGCTGAATCAAATCCTAATtcaatacaattacatttatattatttagcaaacacctttatccagagtgaattacattttatacgactgagcaattaagggttaagttccttgctcaggggcccaacattgtcatcttggtggacctgggaatcgaactcacaaccttctgattggtaaccCAATACCTTAACCAATAACCTACCACATCCccttaattatatatttttatccccTTTTTTATCTACttaatttattagtttttattaattaattatttttcttattcttatttatttatgtattctcAGAAACTTCcttaaaatgaacaatatgCTTAATATATCATTTTAACAAGGGTTgggttttgtgtttaaaaagaacaaaaacaattcgaaaataaaataaaataaaataaaaaataaaataaaataaaggaagtgTTACTTCATAGAACCGCTAGGCGGCAGTAATCACGCGTTAACTGTATATTACCGCGCTTTAAAAAAGGTCGCGTCTCAAATCACACCAAAACTTCTATTTAGGCGCCCTCGTACACGTTCCCTACACTGCTTACTAAGACTCTATGAGTCTTAATATGACTCCCTATTTAATAGTAATCGCTTTATAAAGTACAAACCTGACATAGTGAGTTAGCGGATTTATAGTTAAAGTGGTAACTTTTTCGAGTGGTTTAGGACAAAACGAAATATAAAGTGACGTCATGTGCGTCACTGAAATAGTTCCGGGCAGCAAACGTTCTCCTAGCGCTAAAGTTAAAGTCGTTCACAATATACGTATATTCCATTTATAGAGTTTtgaacatatatatttttaaatataaatagttgTATAGACAAAGTCgctattttgtaaataaatttgaaaaacaTGGCACGAAGTTTGCGACCCCTGTTGCAGCGCTTTGGGTTGATGTGTCCGTGTAAACAGACAGGTGAAGGTAGGGTTGCCAGAGTTCACAGCAGTCAGAAAGAAAATCCCCGAGATTCTCAACAAGCTTCGCTTTATATCCATGTGAGTGTTTAAAAGGCTTTTGTGTTCTAGTGTGTATTAATTAGTGTGTTTCCTGTTGCTTGTTGGTCTAAAAGTGATTGCACTCCctgaaaaactccctgagaggatatggggaagaaaccttgagaggaaccaggttcTGAAAGGAacatcatcctcatttgggtgacactggacagtaaatagtgtaaatgtaaataatgtcctttctacaacagtttataatagtgcatcCGAGAGCTCTGAGGAACTattgggtcatcgtaaactctgagttcagcacagatttgattgctgataaagaccagaccatacatgACAGTCTCGGTgcggcttcatacacaacaatcccatgagacactggttGACCATGTAGATCgatcacaggtttatatgtaACGCATTAAATCCACGTTTCTGAAGTAACacctcattcacagggacttgtctGACAGACACTCCAAATAAACATGGTTTTCTTaaaggaaatgtttattaaacagttcaggaaggagtctccagtgtcagagcttccAAACAGTCAGACGTGAAGCTTTGATGTtgagtgtttctgtggtgtaagaggaataaaacactgcagtAATAAGGAAAAGTAATCCAGGTGTCGGCGGCAGCAGTAACTCCACCTCATCACACCaggatgttgattattttctctctttctctcttttctccctctctctctgtatgtgtgtgaaaagtGGCCGTACTGTTTGAAGCGATGTTCATactgtaactttaacaagtacATCCCTCGTTCAGTGGATAACAAGGTTATGACCGAGTGCCTTCAGCAGGAGACACAGACACTGCTGCAGCTCAGTCGCGTTTCTCAGTaagtgcacacagagacacgttTACGCTTACGGCATTTACAGAGGacaaattgtgttcataggtagacctgccagcagtgacacagagagagatacacacacacacacacacacacacacacacacacacacacacacacacagtactgatgAGCTTTATTCCCCTGTACCTCTATACTGTAACAAGTTCAAGTCCTTCTATCTTGTGTCACTCAGAAGAGGACGGATTAATCAAGCTGTTAAACTGTTGGGATGTTGTTTCTACATACAAAATAGTAACGGATTTCATTTGTCatttgcaaaagaaaaaaagaaacaaactgaaGCTGAAAATCTCTAGATCTGAGCTTGACATGtatgttttaatgtttctgtactagttccggtgtgtgtgtgtgtgtgtgtgtgtgtgtatgtatgtgtgtatgtgtgttaggaTCAGCTCTGTGTTTTTCGGTGGAGGAACTCCCAGCCTGGCCCAAGCCTCCACCGTAGCCGCCGTACTGGAGACCGTCTCTGCGCACACGAGACTCTGTGACCACGCCGAGGTGACGCTGGAGGTGAACCCTGCATCTGCAGGAAGAACCGCGCTCCCAGACTTCCTGTCTGCTGGAGTCAATCgcttttctgttggggtgcaggtacaaaacacacacacacacacacacacacacacacacacacacacacacacacacacacacacacacatatatttaacTCTTATGTTATTGTAGTACTAAAGGTACTAAAGTTCTAAAGAAGGAAAGCTTAGAATGGTTCATTCTAACTGTTCTAAAGATGTTCAGCTCAAAAGAAGATTATTTGCATTCTAGAGGTTCTAAAGTATATTCTAAAGCTCTGTGTCACTGATTGTGTTCTCCTGGTCCTGGTCCTGGCTCTGGTCCATGTTTCTGCCCAGTCTCTGAACGATGCCAGTCTCAGGGTTCTCGGGAGGGACCATGACCCAGTGCAGGCTCTGCAGACGCTGGCAGAGGCTCGGAGCCTGTGCCCCGGCCGCGTGTCGGTCGACATCATGTTCGGAATTCCAGGTCAGAGTGTGGAATCATGGGAAAGTGAGCTGGAGGAGGTTCTACGCGTGTGTGATGATCACGTGTCTCTGTACCAGCTGACCCTGGAGAGAGGAACTCACCTGTACAAGCAGGTACAGCTGGGAGAAGTCAGCATGCCCGCTGATGATGTCACTGCCTCCATGTACCAATCTGCTCGGAAAATTCTGGAGCAGGCCGGATTCCTACAGTATGAGGTGTCCAACTTTGCCAGACAGGTGAGGTCATCAAAGCCATGATGCTTAAAGCCGAGTTTCTAAGACACTGAGGCTtaatcggtgtgtgtgtgtgtgtgtgtgtgtgtgtgtgtgtgtgtgtgtgtgtgtgtgtgtgtgtgtgtgtgtgtgtgtgtgttttaaagaatGCTGTAAGTACACACAACCTGGGCTACTGGAGAGCACAGCCGTATATAGGAGTTGGACCTGGTAAGATTTTACTCATTTCTTAGATGAAGATTTATTAAATGACTGATTAGTAAATTGTCAAAGAAATTGCTTGGATACAAGGAAGGAAGGAccgaaaggaaaggaaaggaaaggaaaggaaaggaaaggaaagaaggatggatggacggacggatggGCAGACGGAAAGGAAGTTAGGACGGAAAGGAAGGACAGAAAGGAAGGACAGAATGAAAGgtaggaaggaagaaaagaaagacaggagTGATGCAAGGGAATGGAGGAAAGGCAGAAAGTGGGGGATAataaaagagaggaagagaaaagaaaaacagatatacataataataatatacaagtATACAAGTTCACAGACagataccacacacagacagacagacatacaccacagacagatgccacacacagactgacagataccacagacagacagataccacacacagactgacagataccacacacagactgacagataccacacacagactgacagataccacacacagacagataccacacacagactgacagacatacaccacagactgacagataccacacacagactgacagacatacaccacagactgacagataccacacacagacagataccacacacagacagataccacacacagacagacagacatacaccacagacagacagacaccacacacagacagacagacagataccacacacagacagacagacatacaccacagacagacatacaccacacacagacagataccacacacagatggataccacac
Proteins encoded in this region:
- the rsad1 gene encoding radical S-adenosyl methionine domain-containing protein 1, mitochondrial isoform X1, translated to MARSLRPLLQRFGLMCPCKQTGEGRVARVHSSQKENPRDSQQASLYIHWPYCLKRCSYCNFNKYIPRSVDNKVMTECLQQETQTLLQLSRVSQISSVFFGGGTPSLAQASTVAAVLETVSAHTRLCDHAEVTLEVNPASAGRTALPDFLSAGVNRFSVGVQSLNDASLRVLGRDHDPVQALQTLAEARSLCPGRVSVDIMFGIPGQSVESWESELEEVLRVCDDHVSLYQLTLERGTHLYKQVQLGEVSMPADDVTASMYQSARKILEQAGFLQYEVSNFARQNAVSTHNLGYWRAQPYIGVGPGRKDRKERKGKERKGKERRMDGRTDGQTERKLGRKGRTERKDRMKGAHGRFVPRALGMAHREARTQTLEPDVWIKEVRQHGHATRRRIPLNQLSLLEEVLVMGLRMTEGISHQHWAAFSPETDLHQVLGASADVQDLQQRGVLILDDRGLRCSWEGLALLDSILPVLLLELDTFFHTHRPEDGQREQ
- the rsad1 gene encoding radical S-adenosyl methionine domain-containing protein 1, mitochondrial isoform X3, with the protein product MISSVFFGGGTPSLAQASTVAAVLETVSAHTRLCDHAEVTLEVNPASAGRTALPDFLSAGVNRFSVGVQSLNDASLRVLGRDHDPVQALQTLAEARSLCPGRVSVDIMFGIPGQSVESWESELEEVLRVCDDHVSLYQLTLERGTHLYKQVQLGEVSMPADDVTASMYQSARKILEQAGFLQYEVSNFARQNAVSTHNLGYWRAQPYIGVGPGRKDRKERKGKERKGKERRMDGRTDGQTERKLGRKGRTERKDRMKGAHGRFVPRALGMAHREARTQTLEPDVWIKEVRQHGHATRRRIPLNQLSLLEEVLVMGLRMTEGISHQHWAAFSPETDLHQVLGASADVQDLQQRGVLILDDRGLRCSWEGLALLDSILPVLLLELDTFFHTHRPEDGQREQ
- the rsad1 gene encoding radical S-adenosyl methionine domain-containing protein 1, mitochondrial isoform X2, whose amino-acid sequence is MARSLRPLLQRFGLMCPCKQTGEGRVARVHSSQKENPRDSQQASLYIHWPYCLKRCSYCNFNKYIPRSVDNKVMTECLQQETQTLLQLSRVSQISSVFFGGGTPSLAQASTVAAVLETVSAHTRLCDHAEVTLEVNPASAGRTALPDFLSAGVNRFSVGVQSLNDASLRVLGRDHDPVQALQTLAEARSLCPGRVSVDIMFGIPGQSVESWESELEEVLRVCDDHVSLYQLTLERGTHLYKQVQLGEVSMPADDVTASMYQSARKILEQAGFLQYEVSNFARQNAVSTHNLGYWRAQPYIGVGPGAHGRFVPRALGMAHREARTQTLEPDVWIKEVRQHGHATRRRIPLNQLSLLEEVLVMGLRMTEGISHQHWAAFSPETDLHQVLGASADVQDLQQRGVLILDDRGLRCSWEGLALLDSILPVLLLELDTFFHTHRPEDGQREQ